The genomic DNA gactcctggctgtccctccccctgaggacctgagctctaggGGCCATGTCTCaggactcctggctgtccctccccctgaggacctgagctctaggGGCCATGCTTCaggactcctggctgtccctcccctgaggacctgagctctaggGCCATGCTTCTCaggactcctggctgtccctccccctgaggacctgagctctaggGCCATGCCAGGACTCGGCTGTCCCCCTCCCCAGTCATGCTGCCAATCGAGTTCTgcctgcctgcggctatggatccctgacctgttcaccagacgtgctaccttgtctcaGACCTGCTGGTtccaccctccctgtctcttctcgtCACTGTGCTGCTACATCTACATTGCTTGCTGATATAANNNNNNNNNNNNNNNNNNNNNNNNNNNNNNNNNNNNNNNNNNNNNNNNNNNNNNNNNNNNNNNNNNNNNNNNNNNNNNNNNNNNNNNNNNNNNNNNNNNNtaatgtgtttgtagcagtgtgtaattggttaatgtgtttgtagcagtgtgattggttaatgtgtttgtagcagtgtgtaattggttaatgtgtttgtagcagtgtgtgattggttaatgtgttttgtagcagtgtgtgattggttaatgtgtttgtagcagtgtgtgattgcaatgtgtgattggttaatgtgttttgtagcagtgtgtgattggttaatgtgttaattggttaatgtgtttgtagcagtgtgattggttaatgtgtttgtagcagtgtgtgattggttaatgtgtttgtagcagtgtgtaattggttaatgtgtttgtagcagtgtgtgaatgtttgtagcagtgtgattggttaatgtgtttgtagcagtgtgtgattggttaatgtttGTGTAGCAGTTAATGTGTTTGGTAGcagtgtgttaatgtgttaatgtgtttgtagcagtgtgtgattggttaatgtgtttgtgagcagtgtgtgattggttaatgtgtttgtagcagtgtgtaattggttaatgtgtgtgtagcagtgtgtgattggttaatgtgtttgtagcagtgtgtaaTTGGTTAATGTGTGTATTGGTTAATGTATGTGTAATTGGTTAAGCAGTGTGTTTGttagcagtgtgtgattggttaatgtgtttgtagcagtgtgtgattggttaatgtgtttgtagcagtgtgtgattggttaatgtgtttgtagcagtgtggttaatgtgtttgtagcagtgtttgtagcagtgtgtgattggttaatgctTGTGCAGTTGTAGCAGTGTGtaattggttaatgtgtttgtaggttaatgtgtttgtagcagtgattggttaatgtgtttgtagcagtgtgtgattggttaatgtgtttgttgtagcagtgtgtgattggttaatgtgtttgtagcagtgtgtgattgattggttaatgtgtttgtagcagtgtgtgattggttaatgtgtttgtagcagtgtgtaaTTGGTTAATTGTTTAATGTGttgtagcagtgtgtgattggttaatgtgtttgtagcagtgtgtgattggttaatgtgtttgtagcagtgtgtaattgaatgtgtttgtagcagtgtgtttggttagcagtgtgtgattggttaatgtgtttgtagcagtgtgtgattggttaatgtgttgtgcagtgtgattggttaatgtgtttgtagcagtgtgtgattggttaatgtgtttgtagcagtgtgtaattggttaatgtgtttgtagcagtgtgtgattggttaatgtgtttgtagcagtgtgtgattggttaattgtgtttgtagcagtgtgtaattggttaatgtgtttgtagcagtgtgattggttaatgtgtttgttgtgtgattggttaatgtgtttgtagcagtgtgtaattggttaatgtgttttgtagcagtgtgtgattggttaatgtgtttgtgAGCAGTGTGTAATTGAttgttaatgtgtttgtagcagtgtgtgattggttaatgtgtttgtagcagtgtgtgattggttaatgtgtttgtagcagtgtgtaattggttaatgtgtttgtagcagtgtgtgattggttaatgtgtttggttagcagtgtgtgattggttaatgtgtttgtagcagtgtaattggttaatgtgtttgttaatggttaatgtgtttgtagcagtgtgtgattggttaatgtgtttgtagcagtgtgtgattggttaatgtgtttgtagcagtgtgtgattggttaatgtgttttGTAGCaattggttaatgtgtttgtagcattgtgattggttaatgtgtttgtagcagtgtgtggttaatgtgtttgtagcagtgtgtagcagtgtgtgattggttaatgtgtttgtagcagtgtgtagcagtgtgtgattggttaatgtgtttgtagcagtgtgtgattggttaatgtgtttgtagcagtgtgtaattggttaatgtgtttgtagcagtgtgtgattggttaatgtgtttgtagcagtgtgtaattggttaatgtgtttgtagcagtgtgtaattggttaatgtgtttgtagcagtgtgtgattggttaatgtgtttgtagcagtgtgtgattggttaatgtgtttgtagcagtgtgtgattggttaatgtgtttgtagcagtgtgtaattggttaatgtgtgtgtagcagtgtgtagccgtgtgtgattggttaatgtgtttgtagcagtgtgtgattggttaatgtgtttgtagcagtgtgtgattggttaatgtgtgtgtagcagtgtgtgattggttaatgtgtttgtagcagtgtgtgattggttaatgtgtttgtagcagtgtgtaattggttaatgtgtttgtagcagtgtgtgattggttaatgtgtttgtagcagtgtgtaattggttaatgtgtttgtagcagtgtgtgattggttaatgtgtttgtagcagtgtgtaattggttaatgtgtttgtagcagtgtgtgattggttaatgtgtttgtagcagtgtgtaaTTGGTTAATCCTAACTCCCCCCGAGACATCCACAGAGTGAGcggggggttaagtgccttgctcaggggcacaaCGGCAGGATGTTCACCGTGTCGGTCCAGGATTATGAACCAGCGACCTTTaggctactggcccaacactctgacctcgAGGCTTCCTGCCGTCCTGGTGGAATTAGATCTGTCACACTCTTTAACAATGATGGAGAATTGCTGATGTTACCTTTATCCGTTAGGTAGTAGTAGGTCATTTTGGACCTCCTTTAACCCTTTATCCGTTAGGTAATAggtcattttagagtgacctccCCTTTAACCCTTTATCAGTTAGGTAGTAggtcattttagagtgacctccCTTTAACCCTTTATCAGTTAGGTAATAggtcattttagagtgacctccCCTTTAACCCTTTATCAGTTAGGTAGTAGGTCATTTTTAGAGTGACCTCCCCTTTAACCCTTTATCCGTTAGGTAATAggtcattttagagtgacctccCTTTAACTCTATATCAGTTAGGTAGTAggtcattttagagtgacctccCTTTAACCCTTTATCAGTTAGGTAATAggtcattttagagtgacctccCTTTAACCCTTTATCAGTTAGGTAGTAggtcattttagagtgacctccTTTAACCCTTTATCCGTTAGGTAATAggtcattttagagtgacctccCTTTAACTCTATATCAGTTAGGTAGTAggtcattttagagtgacctccCTTTAACCCTTTATCAGTTAGGTAATAggtcattttagagtgacctccCTTTAACCCTTTATCAGTTAGGTAGTAggtcattttagagtgacctccCTTTAACCCTTTATCCGTTAGGTAATAggtcattttagagtgacctccCCTTTAACCCTTTATCCGTTAGGTAATAggtcattttagagtgacctccCCTTTAACTCTATATCAGTTAGGTAGTAggtcattttagagtgacctccCCTTTAACCCTTTATCAGTTAGGTAATAggtcattttagagtgacctccCCTTTAACCCTTTATCAGTTAGGTAggtcattttagagtgacctccCCTTTAACCCTTTATCCGTTAGGTAGTAggtcattttagagtgacctaCCCCTTTAACTCTTTATCAGTTAGGTAGTAggtcattttagagtgacctccCCTTTAACTCTTTACCCGTTAGGTAATAggtcattttagagtgacctaATCCTTTATCAGTTAGGTAGTAggtcattttagagtgacctccCTTTAACTCTTTACCCGTTAGGTAATAggtcattttagagtgacctaACCTTTATCAGTTAGGTAATAggtcattttagagtgacctccCCTTTAACCCTTTATCAGTTAGGTAATAggtcattttagagtgacctaCCCCTTTAACCCTTTATCAGTTCAACAGGTCTGATTGGTAGCGTACCTGGCAGTTTGAGCCACTTGGGGACCTTGCCGGTGTCCGTCCTGACTGGTTTGGTggcctggctgtgtgtgtttggctcctcttcctcctcaatcTCCCTGGTCCCTGCGGGGGGGTCTGGAAGGGGCTCCTCTGTAACcatggaagagaaggaggaggggggcgaAGACCTGGGCATACagctgagagaggggggagagagagggtgaggagagaggggggagagagagggtgaggagagagggtgaggagagagggggagagagagggtgaggagagagggggagagagagggtgaggagagaggggagagagaggggagagagagggtgaggagagaggggagagagagggtgaggagagagggagagagagggtgaggagagaggggagagagagggtgaggaatgaagggagagagaaagggatggaggagaggaaagagcatTCAGTCCACAGGATTTCATCAGATGTGtattctgaacacacacacacacacttcctgtacTTTAAATTCTCAAAACCAATCTCTCTCTAGACCCCCAACTCAGGGAAAGACATTTCTGGACTCTCCAGATGGGCAGAGGACGTGTTTGGGaagcggagtgtgtgtgtgtgtgtgtcccaggggGTTCAGGCTCTTTCATGTGGCCAGGACTAGTGACCTCAGAGGTTAGGAAAGGTCATGACACCACTATCGCATGACTTCCTGTCCAGGAGACGGAACAAACACATCCTCCCCTGACAGAACATTTCACCTTTGACCCGGGTGCCACATTATCAATAACTTaaacgtccctctctctctctttccctccactaTATCAAtctaccccctccccccctctccctcacagAAGTAGGGGAGAGGTAGAAGGTTCCCTCCCTGGCATCCCCTTTGAGGCTAATAGTGGAatgagggacaggaggagagagagaggtgaggaacggTAAAGACAGGTGTGGATGGATGAAGGGGGAGATGGGTTAATGAGGTGGTGTGTGTCCTCGACTggggaacataaatttcaacataccaattaggatttggctaaaggGCTTAacagggcaaccagtgaagaacaaacaccattgtaaatacaacccatatttatgcttatttattttatcttgtgtcctttaactatttgtacattgttaaatcactgtatatatataatatgacatttgtaatgtctttattgttttgaaacttctgtatgtgtaatgtctactgttcattttgattgtttatttcactttatatattcactttatatattatctacttgctttggcaatgttaacacatgtttcccatgccaataaagcccttgaattgaattgacattgGTGGAGGGGGCAACAGGTGGGGGTCAGATTGGGGAAATGGCTCTATCtttagaggaggggaggtgggggtgtCCGTGCGTTTGGCCGGAACCGTTCAAAGGGATTCCGATGATGACAGCGCTGTGACAGGAAAATAGAGCCGTCGCCCGGGGAAACACAGCCGAGCCGTGTTGCCACGACGACGGGGCAGTTCCACCAACAGGAAGTTCTGATCCTCTCCTTCTCACACAAATAAAATGTTGTTTGGTTGTTAAATGCCAACAGTAGACTGACCCAGCAATGGCCTCGTCTGCTTGTAGGGCCGAGACACTGGAATCCAGGAGATGTCTCTCTAAGTAACTCTCTGTGGACAGAGAACACACCTTCAGAACCATCTCATCCAAGGCAACACGTTGAAATCAACCCGAGGTAAAGGGAGACGCACCTGTCTTGACGTCAGAGCTAAAGTAGACCAGGGCAGCAGGGAACAGgtcagcctggagagagagagacagagagagagagagacagagagagagagagagagagagagagagagagagagagagagagagagagagagagagagagagagacagagagagagagagagagagacagagagagagagagagagagagagagagagagagagagagagagagagagagagacagagagagagaaagagagagagagagagagacgcctgTTTCAATCCACTTTAACACTCAAACAGCTTCTTCCACCGTCCCCAAACATGGCGGCACACAGTTCAGTTTGAAGTCGACCACTAACTGAAGGCTCATCGAGCGGTTGGGAAAACACCTTCACCTCGAGAGACAAACAACAACCCtgaatcacaaagccctgaaagTGAAAGGTTTAAATGGTGCTGATGGCTGTAATGACTGACAGACTGGTGATTACAGGGTGAGACAGACAGTTATTATTCTGACTCTCACTGTTTAcctgagagaggtagacagagaccgTTAAAAACATCTCTAGTGCTGTCTGCTGAGGTCCTCagtcctttcctctctctacccccctatgtcctctcctgtcctctctttacctctccctccctccccactctctgaccctctgtctacccctctaccctcagtcctccctctgtcctctctaccccccctctgtcctctctaccccctctgtcctcagtcctccctcagtcctctccccaccccctctgtcctctccccacccctctgtcccctccccacccctctgtcctctccctaccccctctgtccctccctacccctctacccaccctctacccacccctctcccctcagtcctctctctaccccctcagtcctctccctaccccctcagtcctctcctaccccctcagtcctctccctaccccctctgtcctctccctaccccctctgtcctctccctaccccctctgtcctctccctaccccctctgtcctctccctaccccctctgtcctctcctctcccctcagtcctctccctctcccctccagtcctctctctaccccctctgtctctctctctacccccctctgtcctctcctacccctcagtcctctccctaccccctcagtccctctccctaccccctcagtcctctccctaccctctctgtcctctccctctcccctcagtcctctctctccccctctgtcctctctctaccccctctgtcctctccctaccccctcagtcctctccctaccccctcagtccctctccctaccccctctgtcctctccctaccccctctgtcctctccctacccctctcacccaccctctcccctcaggtcctctctctaccccctctgtcctctctctaccccctctgtcctctccctaccccctctgtccttctccctacccctcagtccctctccctaccccctcagtcctctccctgttcctctacccacccctctcccctctgtcctctcccttcccctcttccctcagtcctctctctaccccctctgtcctcctctctaccccctctgtcctctctctctacccccctctgtcctctccctacccctcctacccaccctctcctctctctaccccctctgtccctctctctaccccctctgtcctctcctaccccctcccagtcctctccctacccctctacccacctctccctcagtcctctctctaccccctctgtcctctctaccccctctgtcctcagtcctccctcgtcctctccccaccccctcagtcctctccccaccccctcagtcctctccccacctgtcccctccccaccccctctttccctctccctaccccctctgtcctctccctaatttcctctgtcctctcctaccccctacccacccctccctacccacccccctctccctcagtcctctcccttaccccctcagtcctctccctaccccctcagtcctctcctacccctcagtcctctccctaccctctacccaccctctcccctcagtcctctctctaccccctcttgtcctctctctacccccctctgtcctctccctaccccctctgtcctctccctaccccctctgtgctctccctgcccctctacccacccctctcccctctgtctctcctacccctcagtcctctctctaccccctctgtcctctctctcacccctctgtcctctccctttaccccctctgtcctctccctacccccctctgtcctctcctaccccctctgtcctctccctacccctctacccactttccctctctctaccccctctgtcctctctctccccctctgtcctctccctacctctgtcctctcctacgtcctcagtcctctccctacctcctcagtcctctccctactcccctcagtcctctcccctaccccctctgtcctctccctctccctcagtcctctctaccccctctgtcctctctctctaccccctctgtcctctccctaccccctcagtcctctccctaccccctcagtcctctccctaccccctctgtcctctcctaccccctctgtcctctccctaccccctctacccacccctctccctcagtcctctctctactccccctctgtccctctctaccccctctgtcctctccctactcccctctgtcctctccctaccccctcagtcctctccctaccccctcagtcctctccctacccctctgcccacccctctcctcctctgtcctctccctacccctctcccctcagtcctctctctaccccctctgtccctcttctaccccctctgtcctctctctaccccctctgtcctctccctacccctctacccacccctctcctctctctaccccctctgtcctctctctaccccctctgtcctctcccctaccccctcagtcctctcccctacccctctACCACCCCTCTCATGATCCTCTCTCCTacccccctctgtcctctctaccccctctgtcctcagtcctccctcagtcctctccccaccccctcagtcctctccccacccccctcagtccctctccccacccccctcagtccctccccacccccctctttcctctccctaccccctctgtcctctccctacccccctctgtcctctcccctacccctctacccacccctctacctacccctctcccctcagtcctctctctaccccctcagtcctctccctaccccctcagtcctctccctaccccctcagtcctctccctaccctcagtcctctccctacccctctacccacccctctcccctcagtcctctctctaccccctctgtcctctctctaccccctctgtcctctctccctaccccctctgtccctctcccctaccccctctgtgctccctaccccctctacccacccctccctctgtcctctccctacccctcagtcctctctctaccccctctgtcctctctccccccctctgtcctcctccctaccccctctgtcctctccctaccccctctgtcctctccctaccccctctgtcctctccctacccctctacccacccctctcctctctctaccccctctgtcctctctaccccctctgtcctctccctaccccctcagtcctctcctaccctctacccacccctctccctcagtcctctctctaccccctctgtcctctctctaccccctctgtcctctctctacccccctctgtccctctctctacccccctctgtcctctccctaccccctctgtcctctcccctaccccctcagtcctctcccctacccctcagtccttctccctaccccctctgtcctctccctaccccctctgtcctctcccctacccctctacccacccctctcccctcagtcctctctctacccccctctgtcctctctctactaccccctctgtcctctcccctacccccctCTGTCCTTCCCCtaccccctcagtcctctccctaccctctaccaccctctccctctgtcctctccctgcccctcccctcagtcctctctctatccctctgtcctctctctacccccctctgtcctctctctacccccctctgtcctctctacccctctacccacccctctcctctctctacccccctctgtcctctctctacccccctctgtcctctccctacccccctcagtctctctccctaccccctctacccaccccctctccctcagtcctctctctaccccctctgtcCTTCTACCCCCCTCTGTCCTCagtcctccctcagtcctctccccacccctcagtcctctccccaccccctcagtcctctccccaccccctcagtcccctccccaccccctctttcctctccctaccccctctgtcctctcccctaccccctctgtcctctcccctaccccctctacccacccctctacctacccctctcccctcagtcctctctacccctcagtcctctccctaccccctcagtccctctccctaccccctcagtcctctccctacccctcagtcctccctacccctctacccaccccctccccctcagtcctctctctaccccctctgtcctctctctaccccctctgtcctctccctaccccctctgtcctctcctaccccctctgtcctctccctacccctctacccacccctctcccctctctgtcctcctccctaccccctcagtcctctctctacacccctctgtcctgtctctaccccctctgtcctctccctaccccctctctgtcctctccctaccccctctgtcctctccctaccccctctgtcctctccctacccctctacccacccctctcctctctctacccctctgtcctctctctaccccctctgtcctctcctaccccctcagtcctctccttaccccctctacccaccccctccctcagtcctctctctaccccctctgtcctctctctaccccctcagtcctctccctacccctcagtcctctccctaccccctctgtcctctccctaccctctacccacccctctcccctcagtcctctctctaccccctctgtcctctccctaccccctcagtcctctccaTACCCCTctacccacccctctccctcagtcctctctctaccccctctgtcctctctctaccccctctgtcctctccctaccccctctgtcctctccctacccctcagTCCTCTCCATACCCCTctacccaccccctctccctctgtcctctctacccctctgtcctctctctctaccctctcagtcctctccctaccccctcagtcctctccctaccccctctgtcctctccccacccctctacccaccccctctcccctcagtccctctctctaccccctctgtcctctccctaccccctcagtcctctccaTACCCCTctacccacccctctccctcagtcccctctctctaccccctctgtcctctctctctacccccctcagtcctctctctaccccctcagtcctctcccctaccccctcagtccctctccctacccccctccagtcctctccctaccccctcagtcctctccctaccccctcagtcctctccctaccccctcagtcctctcctaccccctcagtcctctccccaccccctccagtcctctccccaccccctcagtcctctccccaccccctcagtcctctcccccacccccctcagtcctctccccacccctctacctacccctcagtcctctctc from Oncorhynchus keta strain PuntledgeMale-10-30-2019 chromosome 10, Oket_V2, whole genome shotgun sequence includes the following:
- the LOC127932454 gene encoding tether containing UBX domain for GLUT4-like isoform X3; protein product: MIISSLPVIAPPKTILEDPTATLFQADLFPAALVYFSSDVKTESYLERHLLDSSVSALQADEAIAGCMPRSSPPSSFSSMVTEEPLPDPPAGTREIEEEEEPNTHSQATKPVRTDTGKVPKWLKLPGKK